A region of Paractinoplanes abujensis DNA encodes the following proteins:
- a CDS encoding type II secretion system F family protein — MTGPILVAIAALASILAVAFAAAAATVPPSRRQRMLRILHSFDRSRNAPRAAATPFGGRLRPPVVWALQRVGNLVTPPPVRARLLRHLDYAGNPTAWPLDRVIRGRMIGGIVLGLFFYIIAQGIAFAFALPGAALGVLAGLHVPDLLVYNAGVKRQKDITMSLPDVLDAMVIGVESGLGLDAAMAQVAQLLQGPMPDELNRVLQEMRLGVSRSVSLRALAKRTTVRDLKTLVTALVQAGELGISMAGILREHASDQRMRRRQRAEEQAQKVTVKLLFPVLFCLFPVIFIVVLGPAMIKIAGSL; from the coding sequence GTGACCGGACCGATCCTCGTCGCGATCGCCGCGCTGGCCTCGATCCTGGCGGTGGCGTTCGCCGCGGCCGCGGCCACCGTGCCGCCCAGCCGCCGCCAGCGCATGCTGCGAATCCTGCACTCGTTCGACCGCAGCCGCAACGCGCCCCGCGCGGCCGCCACGCCGTTCGGCGGCCGGCTGCGACCGCCGGTGGTGTGGGCCCTGCAGCGCGTGGGCAACCTGGTCACCCCGCCACCCGTACGGGCCCGGCTGCTGCGGCACCTCGACTACGCCGGCAACCCGACCGCGTGGCCCCTGGACCGGGTGATCCGCGGCCGCATGATCGGCGGGATCGTGCTCGGCCTGTTCTTCTACATCATCGCCCAGGGCATCGCGTTCGCGTTCGCGCTGCCCGGGGCGGCGCTCGGCGTGCTGGCCGGGCTGCACGTGCCCGACCTGCTGGTCTACAACGCCGGGGTGAAACGCCAGAAGGACATCACCATGTCCCTGCCCGACGTGCTCGACGCCATGGTGATCGGCGTCGAGTCGGGCCTGGGCCTGGACGCCGCGATGGCCCAGGTGGCGCAGCTGCTGCAGGGCCCGATGCCGGACGAGCTCAACCGCGTGCTCCAGGAGATGCGCCTCGGTGTCTCCCGCTCGGTCTCACTGCGAGCGCTGGCCAAACGCACCACCGTACGGGACCTGAAGACCCTCGTGACGGCCCTGGTGCAGGCGGGCGAACTGGGGATCTCCATGGCCGGCATCCTGCGGGAACATGCGTCGGACCAGCGCATGAGACGCCGCCAGCGGGCCGAGGAACAGGCCCAGAAAGTGACGGTGAAGCTGCTCTTCCCCGTGCTGTTCTGCCTCTTCCCGGTCATCTTCATCGTCGTCCTGGGCCCCGCCATGATCAAAATCGCGGGCAGTCTCTGA
- a CDS encoding siderophore-interacting protein: MTQTVDPATSTVPWRFFATEVRAVTRLSPHFVRVTFTGDDLDMFADNGFDQRIKLIPPLPGSGLAHLPTGADWYTQWRELPEEQRNPIRTYTVRAVRPELREVDVDMVLHGVDGPASRFAAEAGPGTPACLMGPNALFPGAHGGIDFHPPAHTDCILLGGDETAVPAIAGILRRLPADARGEALLEVPSAEDAQELVAPEGVRVTWLARDHAAHGEKLIPAVRAATRRIFGDERPGPAVELEDVDVDHDVLWEVPEEVVDVSRFYAWLAGEAAMIKTLRRHLVAECGVDRKLVAFMGYWRLGRAEGN, translated from the coding sequence GTGACCCAGACCGTCGACCCGGCCACGAGCACGGTGCCGTGGCGGTTCTTCGCCACCGAGGTGCGCGCGGTGACGCGGCTCAGCCCGCACTTCGTGCGCGTCACCTTCACCGGCGACGACCTGGACATGTTCGCCGACAACGGCTTCGACCAGCGCATCAAGCTGATCCCGCCGCTGCCCGGGTCGGGCCTGGCGCACCTGCCGACCGGTGCGGACTGGTACACGCAGTGGCGGGAGCTGCCCGAGGAGCAGCGCAACCCGATCCGGACGTACACGGTGCGCGCCGTCCGCCCCGAGCTGCGCGAGGTCGACGTCGACATGGTGCTGCACGGCGTCGACGGCCCGGCCTCCCGGTTCGCCGCCGAGGCGGGTCCGGGCACCCCGGCCTGCCTGATGGGCCCGAACGCTCTTTTCCCCGGCGCGCACGGCGGCATCGACTTCCACCCGCCCGCCCACACCGACTGCATCCTGCTGGGCGGTGACGAGACCGCAGTGCCGGCCATCGCCGGAATCCTGCGGCGGCTGCCGGCCGACGCGCGCGGCGAGGCGCTGCTCGAGGTGCCCTCGGCCGAGGACGCGCAGGAGCTGGTGGCGCCCGAGGGCGTCCGGGTCACCTGGCTGGCCCGCGATCACGCCGCCCACGGCGAGAAGCTGATTCCCGCCGTACGGGCGGCGACCCGGCGCATCTTCGGCGACGAGCGCCCCGGTCCGGCCGTCGAGCTGGAGGACGTCGACGTCGACCACGACGTGCTCTGGGAGGTCCCGGAGGAGGTCGTCGACGTCAGCCGGTTCTACGCGTGGCTGGCCGGCGAGGCCGCGATGATCAAGACGCTGCGCCGGCACCTGGTCGCCGAGTGCGGCGTCGACCGCAAGCTGGTGGCGTTCATGGGCTACTGGCGCCTCGGACGCGCCGAGGGTAACTAG
- a CDS encoding RcpC/CpaB family pilus assembly protein codes for MRRRLVLLGVAALLALLSAVAVVAYARGADRRAVEGKKGTWVLLATATIPSGTTGAQIRSKRLVRQVLMPAETVPSGALTKLDSALDLRKLNADLAPDQMLLSRQFEVAVKPTASPAPTFKVPADRLAVSVQLGVAPQVAGNVKRGDRVAVFLTTPKQDTDSNPQKTSVLLPKVTVLSVGESTEPAQAPVVVQKSGAAAVMSSAVPSPSVGSTEQLIRYVVTLAVTAEQAEELVNGYNRGLLHLGLLGAKATVTATPTVVESGAAG; via the coding sequence ATGCGTAGGCGACTGGTGCTGCTGGGCGTCGCCGCCTTGCTGGCGCTCCTGAGCGCGGTGGCGGTCGTCGCCTACGCGCGCGGCGCCGACCGGCGCGCGGTCGAGGGCAAAAAAGGCACCTGGGTGCTGCTGGCCACGGCGACCATTCCGAGCGGCACGACCGGCGCCCAGATCCGCTCCAAGCGGCTGGTGCGGCAGGTGCTGATGCCCGCCGAGACCGTGCCGTCGGGCGCGCTGACCAAGCTCGACTCCGCGCTCGACCTGAGAAAGCTGAACGCGGACCTGGCACCCGACCAGATGCTGCTGAGCCGGCAGTTCGAGGTGGCCGTCAAACCCACGGCCAGCCCGGCTCCCACGTTCAAGGTGCCGGCCGACCGGCTCGCCGTCAGCGTCCAGCTCGGCGTCGCGCCCCAGGTGGCGGGCAACGTCAAACGGGGCGACCGGGTGGCGGTCTTCCTCACCACCCCCAAACAGGACACCGACAGCAACCCGCAGAAGACCTCAGTGCTGCTGCCCAAGGTCACCGTGCTCAGCGTCGGCGAGAGCACCGAGCCCGCCCAGGCCCCGGTCGTCGTGCAGAAAAGCGGAGCCGCGGCCGTCATGTCGAGCGCGGTGCCCAGCCCCTCCGTGGGCTCCACCGAGCAGCTGATCCGTTACGTCGTCACCCTGGCCGTGACCGCCGAGCAGGCCGAGGAACTGGTCAACGGGTACAACCGCGGGCTGTTGCACCTGGGCCTGCTGGGCGCCAAGGCGACCGTGACCGCCACACCGACCGTCGTCGAGAGCGGGGCCGCCGGATGA
- a CDS encoding GAF domain-containing sensor histidine kinase has translation MEVASVVIGSVLDEERRLAVLHEYCVLDAPADEELTTVVRVAALVAGVPTATLNLIDESRQCQLTTYGFEGGNSARSDSMCAIQFRAGRFVHVPDAREHPLYCDNPWVNGHIANVRFYASAPLITPEGYALGTLCVFDDQVKELTDEQSGRLIDLADVLVALFERRRQARLNERLAVESEHRQRFITTVLETINVGVVVSDPAGHVTLLNRAARDWHGMDADASLDPSALPDRYGLFDAEGRSRLTPDQIPLLRALHDGKIEDVEMTLRAPGRPTILLNCNGSQLVDDAGEVLGAVVVMNDVTADRAYRRELERASAEIAARGEKLSLAMVELRRSNEELEQFAGAVSHDLVRPMAAAHGFLDLLVGEYTAELDERATKWLTGAIRSVERMQKLVDALLRYARAGQTPYKAEPVHLNSVVLDVLADLRTATESSGAQISTTDDLPTIQGDPVLLRQLLQNLFDNAMKYRRPDRACHITVSAEDQPDQWIVRVADNGIGIPPDQRERVFEMFAQVDPKQQKGFGIGLSTCLRILDRHRGRITLEETPGGGTTVCLQLPK, from the coding sequence GTGGAGGTGGCATCTGTCGTGATCGGGTCCGTGCTCGACGAGGAGCGGCGGCTTGCGGTTCTGCACGAGTACTGCGTGCTGGACGCCCCGGCCGACGAGGAGCTGACCACCGTCGTACGGGTGGCCGCCCTGGTCGCCGGTGTCCCCACCGCGACGCTGAACCTCATCGACGAGAGCCGGCAGTGTCAGCTCACCACGTACGGCTTCGAGGGTGGCAACTCGGCGCGGTCCGACTCGATGTGCGCCATCCAGTTCCGGGCCGGTCGCTTCGTGCACGTGCCGGACGCCCGCGAACACCCGCTCTACTGCGACAACCCGTGGGTCAACGGGCACATCGCCAACGTCCGCTTCTACGCCTCGGCGCCGCTGATCACCCCCGAAGGGTACGCGCTGGGCACGCTGTGCGTCTTCGACGACCAGGTCAAGGAGCTGACCGACGAGCAGAGCGGCCGCCTCATCGACCTGGCCGACGTGCTGGTGGCCCTCTTCGAACGCCGCCGGCAAGCCCGCCTCAACGAACGGCTCGCCGTCGAGTCCGAACATCGTCAGCGCTTCATCACCACTGTCCTCGAAACGATCAACGTGGGCGTGGTCGTCTCCGACCCCGCGGGCCACGTCACACTGCTCAACCGGGCGGCCCGCGACTGGCACGGCATGGACGCGGACGCCTCACTCGACCCGTCGGCCCTGCCCGACCGGTACGGACTGTTCGACGCCGAAGGCCGGTCCCGGCTCACACCCGACCAGATCCCGCTGCTCCGGGCCCTGCACGACGGCAAGATCGAAGACGTCGAGATGACCCTGCGCGCTCCGGGCCGCCCCACGATCCTGTTGAACTGCAACGGCAGCCAGCTCGTCGACGACGCCGGTGAGGTGCTGGGCGCGGTGGTCGTGATGAACGACGTCACGGCCGACCGGGCCTACCGGCGGGAACTCGAACGGGCCAGCGCCGAGATCGCAGCCCGGGGAGAGAAGCTGTCCCTGGCCATGGTCGAGTTGCGGCGCTCGAACGAGGAGCTGGAACAGTTCGCCGGCGCCGTCAGTCACGACCTCGTCCGCCCGATGGCGGCCGCGCACGGCTTCCTCGATCTGCTGGTCGGCGAGTACACCGCGGAGCTGGACGAACGGGCCACGAAGTGGCTGACCGGGGCGATACGGTCGGTCGAGCGCATGCAGAAGCTGGTGGACGCTTTGCTGCGGTACGCCCGGGCCGGCCAGACGCCGTACAAGGCCGAACCGGTGCACCTGAACAGCGTCGTGCTCGATGTGCTGGCCGACCTCCGCACGGCCACCGAGAGCAGCGGGGCGCAGATCTCGACGACCGATGACCTGCCCACGATCCAGGGCGACCCGGTGTTGCTGCGGCAGCTGCTGCAGAACCTGTTCGACAACGCGATGAAGTATCGCCGGCCCGACCGTGCGTGCCACATCACGGTGAGCGCGGAGGACCAGCCGGACCAGTGGATCGTGCGGGTGGCCGACAACGGGATCGGCATTCCGCCCGATCAGCGGGAGCGTGTGTTCGAGATGTTCGCGCAGGTCGACCCGAAGCAGCAGAAGGGTTTCGGGATCGGGCTCTCCACGTGCCTGCGCATTCTGGACCGGCACCGCGGCCGGATCACGCTGGAGGAGACCCCGGGCGGCGGCACGACCGTCTGCCTGCAACTGCCCAAATGA
- a CDS encoding AAA family ATPase, translated as MSLYVYLEPDRDMLAERGQEFQSVGGSIVHSMAELEAHLPRYPETLLVVMGATVGLDEALMFTAYQRLQRPLIGVVLVRKQINPAEVIRCLQAGVRDVVEEADWDAIRQATSRSVDISKALSTTMRSGADVAPHARIVTIFAGKGGCGRSFVATNLAVALWAGGARRVLLVDLDLQFGDIAIMLKLPPDRSIAGGIAMAGRLDEPGLRSIVTPYRPGIDALLAPGNPAQGEHVRREMVLEILDAARPHYDFIVIDTPAIVTDQVLAALDVSDWFVPIVTPDLPTLKTVRLTVEMFDMLEYPRDRSLLVFNRANTQVGLTTADVEEAIGMPFASLVPSSRDVPISVNQGEPLLLTDPLHPVSRAIRQLADRCAGVESEPVVKRGLFGRSLKRKKVAQ; from the coding sequence ATGAGCCTGTACGTCTATCTCGAACCGGACCGCGACATGCTGGCCGAGCGCGGGCAGGAGTTCCAGTCCGTGGGCGGCTCGATCGTGCACAGCATGGCCGAGCTCGAGGCCCACCTGCCCCGCTACCCCGAGACGCTGCTGGTCGTGATGGGAGCCACTGTCGGCCTCGACGAGGCGCTGATGTTCACCGCCTATCAGCGGCTGCAGCGGCCCCTGATCGGGGTGGTGCTGGTGCGCAAACAGATCAACCCGGCCGAGGTCATCCGGTGCCTGCAGGCCGGCGTACGGGATGTCGTCGAGGAAGCCGACTGGGACGCGATCCGGCAGGCCACGAGCCGCTCGGTTGACATCTCTAAGGCGCTCAGCACCACCATGCGCTCCGGCGCCGACGTCGCCCCGCACGCCCGCATCGTCACGATCTTCGCGGGCAAGGGCGGCTGTGGCCGCAGCTTCGTCGCCACCAACCTCGCCGTGGCATTGTGGGCCGGGGGCGCCCGCCGGGTGCTGCTGGTCGACCTCGACCTCCAGTTCGGCGACATCGCGATCATGCTCAAGCTGCCGCCGGACCGCAGCATCGCGGGCGGTATCGCGATGGCCGGCCGCCTCGACGAGCCCGGCCTGCGCTCGATCGTCACGCCGTACCGGCCCGGCATCGACGCCCTGCTCGCGCCGGGCAATCCCGCGCAGGGTGAACACGTACGGCGGGAAATGGTTCTGGAGATCCTGGACGCGGCCCGCCCGCACTACGACTTCATCGTGATCGACACCCCGGCCATCGTCACCGACCAGGTGCTGGCCGCGCTCGACGTCTCGGACTGGTTCGTCCCGATCGTCACGCCCGACCTGCCGACGCTCAAGACGGTGCGGCTGACCGTCGAGATGTTCGACATGCTGGAGTATCCGCGCGACCGCAGCCTGCTCGTCTTCAACCGCGCCAACACCCAGGTCGGTCTGACCACCGCCGACGTCGAGGAGGCGATCGGCATGCCGTTCGCGTCGCTCGTGCCCTCCAGCCGGGACGTGCCGATCTCGGTCAACCAGGGTGAGCCGCTGCTGCTGACCGATCCGCTGCACCCGGTCAGCCGGGCCATCCGCCAGCTGGCCGACCGCTGCGCCGGCGTCGAGTCCGAGCCGGTCGTCAAACGCGGCCTGTTCGGGCGTTCGCTCAAGCGAAAGAAGGTGGCGCAGTGA
- a CDS encoding response regulator, which yields MWNTSAPQQGPVVLLVEDDEDLRDMTSQMLELRGFQVLVATDAVSAITTCRVHEGKIDVLLTDLGLPGVSGGELARSAHAVRPGMETVYVSGMPQEIAIRRGIIKRGAPFIAKPFTADQLAGMLRSVLAQHNSNAPAP from the coding sequence ATGTGGAACACCTCGGCGCCCCAGCAGGGTCCGGTCGTCCTGCTGGTCGAGGACGACGAGGATCTGCGCGACATGACGTCGCAGATGCTCGAGCTGCGCGGCTTCCAGGTGCTGGTGGCCACCGACGCGGTCAGCGCCATCACCACGTGCCGGGTGCACGAGGGCAAGATCGACGTGCTGCTGACCGACCTGGGCCTGCCCGGAGTGTCGGGCGGCGAGCTGGCGCGCTCGGCCCACGCCGTCCGGCCGGGCATGGAGACGGTGTACGTGTCGGGCATGCCGCAAGAGATCGCGATCCGCCGCGGCATCATCAAACGCGGCGCGCCCTTCATCGCCAAGCCGTTCACGGCGGACCAGCTGGCGGGCATGTTGCGCTCGGTTCTGGCCCAGCACAACAGCAACGCTCCTGCACCCTGA
- a CDS encoding Flp family type IVb pilin — protein sequence MLAITSYVCSFVQSRLTRKDDEGATAVEYGLLVTLIAIALIAGATIFGGKISDLFKTVGNKLVVP from the coding sequence ATGCTCGCGATCACCTCTTACGTCTGCTCCTTCGTCCAGTCCCGCCTGACCCGCAAGGACGACGAGGGTGCGACCGCCGTGGAGTACGGCCTGCTCGTCACGCTGATCGCGATTGCCCTGATCGCCGGCGCCACGATCTTCGGCGGCAAGATCAGCGACCTGTTCAAGACGGTCGGCAACAAGCTTGTCGTGCCGTGA
- a CDS encoding TadE/TadG family type IV pilus assembly protein, which produces MEFAIVLPLMLVLVFGVIDFGRALQQQTLLSAAVREGARTGALNGTTATIQSKVQGMAGTNATVTSTLCTSSSTTTADSTVTASQPFTAVTPIFAFMKMFGVTSSLTTLTATGVMACTG; this is translated from the coding sequence GTGGAGTTCGCCATCGTGCTGCCGCTGATGCTGGTGCTCGTGTTCGGGGTCATCGACTTCGGGCGGGCCCTGCAACAGCAGACGTTGTTGAGCGCCGCGGTCCGGGAAGGGGCCCGGACCGGAGCGCTGAACGGCACCACCGCCACCATCCAGTCCAAGGTGCAGGGCATGGCGGGCACCAACGCCACCGTCACCAGCACCCTGTGCACCAGCAGTTCGACCACCACCGCCGACTCGACGGTGACGGCGTCACAGCCCTTCACGGCGGTGACGCCCATTTTCGCGTTCATGAAGATGTTCGGCGTCACCTCCAGCCTCACTACGCTCACCGCCACCGGGGTGATGGCGTGCACCGGCTGA
- a CDS encoding CpaF family protein, whose product MSLSARLGMYGNKAGGAEEDNQEPIEELPGRASATTQRYRAAGRQAVDPVYDVRLRIQRRLADELGPTLYASRGNDEALDARVREVLFELLAREETPLSGGDRARIIKEVTDEVLGHGPIETLLRDPSVTEVMANGAKSIYVERFGRLERTEVEFDDDAHLRRIIDRICARVGRRVDEASPMVDARLPDGSRVNAIVPPIALDGASLTIRKFSATPLTVGDLISYGTMTRPAAEFLEASVRGRRNVLVSGGTGSGKTTILNVLSDFVPADERIVTIEDAAELRLGQDHVVRLESRPSNAEGRGTINTRDLVKNALRMRPDRIVVGEVRDAAALDMLQAMNTGHDGSLTTLHANTPRDALSRLETMVLMAGMDLPSRAIRDQIASAVDLVIQITRFKDGSRKVTHITEVVGMEGDTITLQDLFLYDLSAETPVHLAQLRPTGIRPRFVDALAMYGVTLPAGMFGGPKR is encoded by the coding sequence GTGAGTCTCTCGGCGCGGCTCGGCATGTACGGCAACAAAGCCGGCGGCGCCGAGGAGGACAATCAGGAGCCGATCGAGGAGCTGCCGGGCCGGGCCTCCGCGACCACCCAGCGCTATCGGGCGGCCGGCCGGCAGGCCGTGGACCCGGTCTACGACGTGCGGCTGCGGATCCAGCGGCGGCTGGCCGACGAGCTCGGCCCGACCCTGTACGCCAGCCGGGGCAACGACGAGGCGCTCGACGCCCGCGTCCGCGAGGTGCTGTTCGAGCTGCTGGCCCGCGAGGAGACCCCGCTCTCCGGCGGCGACCGGGCCCGCATCATCAAGGAGGTCACCGACGAGGTCCTCGGCCACGGCCCGATCGAGACGCTGCTGCGCGACCCGTCGGTCACCGAGGTCATGGCCAACGGGGCCAAGAGCATCTATGTGGAACGGTTCGGCCGGCTCGAACGCACCGAGGTCGAGTTCGACGACGACGCGCACCTGCGCCGCATCATCGACCGGATCTGCGCCCGCGTGGGCCGCCGGGTCGACGAGGCCAGCCCCATGGTGGACGCGCGCCTGCCCGACGGCAGCCGGGTCAACGCCATCGTGCCGCCGATCGCCCTGGACGGCGCGTCGCTGACGATCCGCAAGTTCTCGGCCACCCCGCTGACCGTGGGCGACCTCATCTCGTACGGGACGATGACCCGGCCCGCCGCCGAGTTCCTCGAGGCCAGCGTGCGCGGCCGGCGCAACGTGCTGGTCAGCGGGGGCACCGGCTCCGGCAAGACGACCATCCTCAACGTGCTCTCCGACTTCGTGCCGGCCGACGAGCGCATCGTGACCATCGAGGACGCCGCCGAACTGCGGCTGGGCCAGGACCACGTGGTGCGCCTGGAATCGCGACCGTCCAACGCGGAGGGACGCGGCACGATCAACACCCGTGACCTGGTCAAGAACGCGCTGCGGATGCGCCCCGACCGGATCGTCGTCGGTGAGGTCCGCGACGCCGCCGCCCTCGACATGCTGCAGGCCATGAACACCGGTCACGACGGCTCGCTGACCACCCTGCACGCCAACACGCCGCGCGACGCGCTGTCCCGGCTCGAGACCATGGTGCTGATGGCCGGGATGGACCTGCCCAGCCGCGCCATCCGCGACCAGATCGCCTCCGCGGTCGACCTCGTCATTCAGATCACCCGCTTCAAGGACGGCTCGCGCAAGGTCACCCACATCACCGAGGTGGTGGGTATGGAAGGCGACACCATCACCCTGCAAGACCTTTTCCTGTACGACCTGAGCGCCGAGACGCCGGTCCATCTGGCCCAGCTGCGGCCCACCGGCATCCGTCCGCGGTTCGTCGACGCGCTCGCCATGTACGGGGTGACGCTGCCCGCCGGAATGTTCGGCGGTCCCAAGCGGTGA
- a CDS encoding type II secretion system F family protein, with amino-acid sequence MNIVRWIIALPAAGATFLLFALIIERFFGRTPMQRRLTTLKHYTRGEKQIREPVLRRLQHMAGQFVERSPALVGLAARAEPKLDAAATGLLPSEWLAIRFLICVLAALVGMLLLPPIFGLLIGVVFGYLLPGMLLTAQINRRRKTFADELPGMLQLILSALRSGFTLQQSVEAAVRDDEGPVAEEFSRALSETRISGEFEDALSRAGERVQSPELTWLVMALRLQRETGGSLAEVMQTTADTMRERAYLRRHVRSLSAEGRMSAYVLICLPIFTSIMLFIVRKDYIMPLFQQFLGIVLLGVAVMMLIIGAVWLRAITKIEV; translated from the coding sequence GTGAACATCGTCCGCTGGATCATCGCCCTGCCCGCCGCCGGCGCCACGTTCCTGCTGTTCGCTCTGATCATCGAGCGGTTCTTCGGACGTACGCCGATGCAGCGCCGGCTCACCACGCTGAAGCACTACACCCGCGGCGAGAAGCAGATCAGGGAGCCGGTGCTGCGCCGCTTGCAACACATGGCCGGCCAGTTCGTCGAACGCTCCCCCGCCCTGGTCGGCCTGGCCGCGCGGGCCGAACCCAAACTGGACGCGGCCGCCACCGGGCTGCTGCCCAGCGAATGGCTGGCCATCCGGTTCCTGATCTGTGTGCTGGCCGCGCTGGTGGGCATGCTGCTGCTCCCGCCGATCTTCGGCCTGCTGATCGGCGTCGTGTTCGGCTACCTGCTGCCCGGCATGCTGCTCACCGCGCAGATCAACCGCCGCCGCAAGACGTTCGCCGACGAGTTGCCGGGCATGCTGCAGCTGATCCTCAGCGCGCTGCGCTCCGGCTTCACCCTGCAGCAGTCGGTGGAGGCGGCCGTCCGCGACGACGAAGGTCCGGTCGCCGAGGAGTTCAGCCGGGCCCTGTCCGAGACCCGGATCAGCGGCGAGTTCGAGGACGCGCTGTCGCGGGCCGGTGAACGCGTGCAGAGCCCCGAACTGACCTGGCTGGTGATGGCGCTGCGGCTGCAGCGCGAGACCGGCGGCAGCCTGGCCGAGGTCATGCAGACCACCGCCGACACGATGCGCGAACGGGCCTACCTGCGCCGGCACGTGCGCAGCCTGTCGGCCGAGGGCCGGATGTCGGCCTACGTGCTGATCTGCCTGCCGATCTTCACGTCGATCATGCTGTTCATCGTCCGCAAGGACTACATCATGCCGCTGTTCCAGCAGTTCCTCGGCATCGTGCTGCTCGGCGTCGCGGTCATGATGCTGATCATCGGCGCGGTCTGGCTGCGCGCGATCACCAAGATCGAGGTGTAG
- a CDS encoding TadE/TadG family type IV pilus assembly protein: MHRLTRPLSAARCVWRRALRRHGSEDGLVAAMLAVLLSTGVFFGTGALVIDVAQLSLERTELQSGADAASWAIALNCVRVPANCTTAAQSTVASTYTTKNIKRGAADSQICLTGVTGQTCSAWSSLTTCPATTVTGGKSVEVRTSTKLSSGSTLLPPTFAGTLSGSTYTGTRVGACGRVAWGPPGRTKVFALGISLCDWQRMTNSGTTYYGPLVGLVGQLGLFPFLGLPAPTAAAEGAIVQVTGLSAAGLPLPSCTTPTLNLTKPRGWSWLYDNSLNPPDANCEIGVDVGDEPRGFLLANLTVGANCRNRLQTLYTTRQPVLVPIFDQIEAVLLSATPAYRIAGFAAFVVTGYSSLGGLLGSAANLLSPGGVPSLVQNVLCTLNCIYGYFTRTVVPIDNPVFGTGSDYGATVIGRTG; encoded by the coding sequence GTGCACCGGCTGACCCGACCGCTGTCGGCCGCCCGGTGCGTGTGGCGCCGGGCCCTGCGTCGTCACGGCTCCGAGGACGGCCTGGTCGCCGCCATGCTCGCCGTGCTGCTCAGCACCGGCGTCTTCTTCGGCACGGGCGCCCTGGTCATCGACGTGGCCCAGCTCTCGCTGGAACGCACCGAGCTGCAGTCCGGGGCCGACGCGGCCTCCTGGGCGATCGCCCTCAACTGCGTACGGGTGCCGGCCAACTGCACCACTGCCGCGCAGAGCACGGTTGCGTCGACGTACACCACCAAGAACATCAAGCGCGGCGCGGCCGACTCGCAGATCTGCCTCACCGGTGTCACGGGCCAGACGTGCTCGGCCTGGAGCAGCCTCACCACCTGCCCCGCGACCACGGTCACCGGGGGCAAGTCCGTCGAGGTGCGTACGAGCACCAAGCTCTCCAGCGGCTCGACCCTGCTGCCGCCCACCTTCGCGGGCACGCTCTCCGGCAGCACCTACACCGGCACCCGGGTCGGCGCCTGCGGCCGCGTCGCGTGGGGCCCGCCCGGCCGCACCAAGGTGTTCGCACTGGGCATCTCGCTGTGCGACTGGCAGCGCATGACCAACAGCGGCACCACCTACTACGGTCCCCTGGTCGGGCTGGTGGGCCAGCTCGGGCTCTTCCCGTTCCTGGGGCTGCCCGCGCCCACCGCCGCCGCCGAGGGCGCGATCGTTCAGGTGACCGGGCTCTCCGCAGCGGGCCTGCCGTTGCCTTCGTGCACGACGCCGACTCTCAACCTCACCAAGCCACGCGGCTGGTCGTGGCTCTATGACAACAGCCTCAATCCGCCTGACGCCAACTGCGAGATCGGCGTCGACGTGGGCGACGAGCCGCGCGGCTTCCTTCTGGCCAATCTGACCGTCGGCGCGAACTGCCGCAACCGCTTGCAGACGCTCTACACCACCCGGCAGCCGGTCCTGGTACCGATCTTCGACCAGATCGAGGCGGTTCTGCTGTCGGCCACCCCGGCCTATCGTATCGCCGGTTTCGCGGCTTTCGTGGTGACCGGCTACTCCAGCCTGGGCGGGCTGCTGGGATCCGCGGCCAACCTGCTGTCGCCCGGCGGTGTCCCGTCGCTGGTGCAGAACGTCTTGTGCACCCTCAACTGCATCTACGGCTACTTCACCAGGACAGTCGTGCCCATCGACAACCCGGTCTTCGGCACCGGTTCGGACTACGGGGCCACAGTCATCGGGCGTACGGGATGA